A region from the Vicia villosa cultivar HV-30 ecotype Madison, WI linkage group LG3, Vvil1.0, whole genome shotgun sequence genome encodes:
- the LOC131659551 gene encoding uncharacterized protein LOC131659551 has product MEHSCSQIFMHHSRHNRNFDVILSHCSRNTATDIKNSLAVILEVQQVLGTGKYLGVPSMIGRSRKATFKYIKIRVWKKINFWSNKSLFQTGREIVIKSVLQAIPSYNMSIFLLPSYLSDEIEKMMNSFWWVHNRGSSKGMNWLCWDHLSMAKKDGGMGFKNLSVFYYAMLGHNPSFVWRSIWSSKFVAHGGYKWTIGSGEGISAWNQNWLHDNTSLISLWPNVPSVAKLKVADLMIANSKWNYNLIVYLVGEVLIEKILKTPQFEAIQDKKIVWKFDMNGKYSVRNAYRLCIDKAINTSRLRIDENWDLI; this is encoded by the exons ATGGAGCACTCGTGTTCACAGATTTTCATGCACCATTCTAGACATAATAGAAATTTTGATGTGATATTGTCTCATTGTAGTAGAAATACAGCAACAGATATAAAAAATTCTTTGGCTGTGATCTTAGAAGTTCAGCAGGTGCTAGGTACGGGTAAATACCTTGGTGTCCCTTCCATGATTGGGAGAAGTAGGAAAGCTACTTTTAAGTATATCAAGATCAGAGTTTGGAAGAAAATCAATTTTTGGAGTAACAAAAGTCTTTTCCAAACTGGTAGAGAAATCGTCATCAAATCCGTCCTCCAAGCTATTCCATCTTACAATATGAGTATCTTCTTATTGCCTTCCTATCTTAGTGATGAAATTGAGAAAATGATGAACTCCTTTTGGTGGGTACATAATCGAGGTAGCTCAAAAGGTATGAACTGGCTATGTTGGGATCATTTGTCAATGGCTAAGAAAGACGGAGGCATGGGGTTCAAGAATCTTAGTGTCTTCTACTACGCAATGCTTG GACACAATCCTAGTTTTGTGTGGAGAAGTATCTGGAGTTCTAAATTCGTGGCCCATGGAGGGTACAAATGGACTATTGGTTCCGGTGAGGGTATTTCGGCATGGAATCAAAACTGGTTGCATGACAACACTTCTCTGATTAGTCTTTGGCCAAATGTTCCGAGTGTGGCTAAACTAAAAGTGGCAGACTTAATGATTGCCAACAGTAAGTGGAACTATAATCTGATTGTTTATTTAGTAGGGGAAGTATTAATCGAAAAAATTCTTAAGACTCCACAATTCGAGGCGATCCAGGACAAGAAAATTGTTTGGAAATTTGACATGAATGGAAAATATTCAGTGCGCAATGCTTACCGATTATGTATAGATAAAGCTATTAATACCTCTCGCCTCAGAATTGATGAGAATTGGGATTTGATCTAG